One genomic window of Micromonospora sp. WMMD1128 includes the following:
- the smpB gene encoding SsrA-binding protein SmpB, with translation MPREKGRKVVASNKKARHDYAILDTYEAGMALTGTEVKSLRAGRASLVDAFAQERDGELYLHGMHVPEYAQGTWTNHEPRRTRKLLLNRLEINRLLGKLKESGLTLVPLQVYFSDGWAKVEIGLARGKKSYDKRQDLAKRDADREIARAAGRRGKGMDD, from the coding sequence GTGCCACGGGAAAAGGGGCGGAAGGTGGTCGCCTCCAACAAGAAGGCGCGTCACGACTACGCCATCCTCGACACGTACGAGGCGGGCATGGCGTTGACCGGCACCGAGGTCAAGTCGCTGCGGGCCGGGCGGGCGTCGCTCGTCGACGCGTTCGCCCAGGAGCGCGACGGCGAGCTCTACCTGCACGGCATGCACGTCCCGGAGTACGCCCAGGGCACCTGGACCAACCACGAGCCCCGGCGCACCCGCAAGCTCCTGCTCAACCGGCTGGAGATCAACCGGCTGCTGGGCAAGCTCAAGGAGAGCGGTCTCACGCTGGTGCCGTTGCAGGTCTACTTCTCCGACGGCTGGGCGAAGGTGGAGATCGGCCTGGCCCGGGGTAAGAAGTCGTACGACAAGCGGCAGGACCTCGCCAAGCGGGACGCCGACCGGGAGATCGCCCGGGCGGCGGGCCGGCGCGGCAAGGGGATGGATGACTGA
- the ftsX gene encoding permease-like cell division protein FtsX yields the protein MRMKYVLSEVLVGLWRNVTMTIAMIITMAVSLFMLGGSGLLYQKVGDMKDLYYENVQVSIFLKTDVQEQQRADLESKLNADPLVKDVTYVNKDEAYKRFQQMYADAPDLVNAVKPDQLPESFRLTLNDPQQYKQIYDQYKTAEGIDTIVDQSKLLDKVFGVLTGIQNGALALAIVMAAAALLLVANTIQVAAYSKRREVAVMKLVGASNWFIQAPFVLEAVVAGLIGSILGLVALIGVKTLAAGSSMAALEGLITPISWSEIFLTFPLMAAVGGLVSAITAWVTLRFYLRV from the coding sequence ATGCGGATGAAGTACGTCCTGTCCGAGGTACTGGTCGGACTGTGGCGCAACGTCACCATGACGATCGCCATGATCATCACCATGGCGGTGTCGCTGTTCATGCTGGGCGGCAGCGGCCTTCTCTACCAGAAGGTCGGCGACATGAAGGATCTCTACTACGAGAACGTCCAGGTCTCGATCTTCCTGAAGACCGACGTCCAGGAGCAGCAGCGCGCCGACCTGGAATCCAAGCTCAACGCCGACCCGCTGGTCAAGGACGTCACATACGTCAACAAGGACGAGGCGTACAAGCGCTTCCAGCAGATGTACGCCGACGCGCCGGACCTGGTGAACGCCGTCAAGCCCGACCAGCTCCCGGAGTCGTTCCGGCTCACGCTCAACGACCCGCAGCAGTACAAGCAGATCTACGACCAGTACAAGACCGCCGAGGGCATCGACACGATCGTCGACCAGAGCAAGCTGCTCGACAAGGTCTTCGGTGTGCTCACCGGCATCCAGAACGGCGCGCTGGCGCTGGCGATCGTGATGGCCGCCGCCGCGCTGCTGCTGGTGGCGAACACGATCCAGGTGGCCGCGTACAGCAAGCGGCGTGAGGTCGCGGTCATGAAGCTGGTCGGCGCGTCCAACTGGTTCATCCAGGCGCCGTTCGTGCTGGAGGCGGTGGTGGCCGGTCTGATCGGCTCCATCCTCGGCCTGGTCGCGCTGATCGGCGTGAAGACGCTGGCGGCGGGCAGTTCGATGGCGGCCCTGGAGGGGCTGATCACCCCGATCTCCTGGTCCGAGATCTTCCTGACCTTCCCGCTGATGGCCGCCGTCGGTGGCCTGGTCAGCGCCATCACCGCGTGGGTCACGCTCCGCTTCTACCTGCGGGTCTAG